The Cloacibacterium caeni region TTTATATGAATATCTTTGATAATCTACCAATTTTGTATCCCATAAACTGTGTAAATTCGTTTGGTCTTTATTAAAAGTTAACTGGATTAAATTTCCACCTAAATCTTCTGCTCTTCCTACGTGCATTGGTTGGTGTAAATCTCCCATTAAATGAACCAAAAACTTAAGTGCTACAATTTTTTCTTCTTTTGTTGAATTTTTGTTGGCGATAATTTTTTTTTGCTTAATAATTTGATTGTAAAGATTAGGAGTATTAAGTTCTTTTAAAGATTTCTCAAATTCTGTAAAATTCTGGTTGGGTTTCACATTCACATAATGCCAAACTTCTGTTTCTTTATAAGTATTAAGCGTATCAGATTTTACAAAATCTGGCCAGTTAGCTATGTAAGCTAGATTTTGTTTTCCTATAATCTTTTTAAGTTTACGCTTAGATTTATTAGAAATGTGATTTTCTGCAATTTCTGCAATGGTTCTATGCCCAATAATTCCCCATGAGTAAGCTTCTGCTGAATATAAAATGCTTACCGTAAATAATAGTTTGAATAAAAATTTCATGTTATTTTTTTGTTTTAAAATCTCTGTATCCTTCATAAGGCTGCAAATATCCTAAATTCCAGTTAGAATACAAAAGAGATTCTACAAAAGCATCTTGTCTATTAGCATGCGGATCATAAGGTTCTTTAATGTCTACATCTGCAATATTTCCTTTTACATTCCACCAAAAAGCACTCCAATTTCCACGCAATTCTTTAATGATTTCGTACACTGTTTTTCCAGTAGCTCTGTGCATTAATTTGGCAAAAATTCTACCTTCTGTAGTCGTCAAATCCCTTAATTGGGTTTCATATTGATTGGCGAGCCCTTCTTGCCTTTTTCTGATGTAAGCTCTTTTTCTATCATCATCTATTTTAGAAAGTTCATCTTGGATATCTCTGTATTGCTCTAGAGCGGTAATGAAATAGGGATAAACTCTATTCAATTTTTTATTGAGAAAATAATAGAAATTACGGTCAAGTTGGTTATTAAAATGAGGTCTCTGCATGAGAAGCAACTCATCCATCACCACTACTTTTTCTCCGTTGATTTCGTAAATTCTAGCTTTTTGCTTTTCGTCGTAATAAAAAATATTCCCAAAATCATCTTTTTGAAGTTTTTCTTTTGGAACATCTTTTAGTGCCTTCAATTCTATTTTTATAGTATCTTGTTGAGCCTGAAATGATAAGCTAAACAACAAAAGAAATATGGTGAAAATGTTCTGAAATTTCATTATTTTTACCTGAATTAAAATTTAATTTTAAGTATCACAAAAATCGTTCCTTTATATGAAATTTGAAAATAAATCTTTAAAATTTTTAGAAAAATATTTGAACACTGCTTCGCCAACTGGTTTTGAGCAGAATGGGCAAAAAATTTGGGCAGATTATATTAAGCCTTATGTAGACGAAATAAGAGTAGACCACTATGGAACTTGCTACGGAATCATCAATCCAGAAGCGGAGTTCAAAGTAGTGATAGAAGCTCATGCCGACGAAATTTCTTGGTACGTAAATTACATTTCTGATGATGGAATGATTTACGTAATTAGAAACGGAGGTTCAGACCAAATGATTGCTCCTTCTAAAACGGTACACATTCACGGAGAAAAAGGCATTGTAAAAGGAGTTTTCGGTTGGCCAGCTATTCATACCAGAAGCGCAAATCCTCATGAACCTGTACCAAAAATTGAAAATATTTTCATTGATTGCGGTTGTATATCTAAAGAAGAAGTAGAAAATTTAGGAATTTATGTAGGTTGTATGATTACTTATCCAGATGAATTTTTTGAACTCAACAACCGTTATTTCGTTTGTAGAGCGCTAGACAACAGAATGGGCGGATTTATGATTGCAGAAGTAGCGAGACTTTTAAAAGAAAACAAAAAGAAACTACCTTTTGGTTTATATATCACCAATTCTGTGCAAGAAGAAGTGGGTTTATATGGAGCAACAATGATTGCACAAACTATAAAACCAAATATCGCTATCGTTACAGACGTTACTCATGACACCACTACTCCACACATCGAGAAGAAAAAAGAAGGTCACATGAAATGTGGAGACGGACCTGTAATTGCTTATGCTCCTTCTGTTCATCACATCATCAGAGATTTAATCACAGATACCGCTAAGAAAAAGAAAATTCCTTTCCAGAGAAATGCTTTAAGCAGAGCAACAGGAACGGATACAGATTCTTTCGCATTTTCTAACGGAGGTGTTCCTTCTGCACTGATTTCTCTACCATTAAGATACATGCACACTACGGTAGAAATGGTTGCCAAAGAAGATGTAGCCAATGTTATTCAACTCATTTATGAAACTTTGCTTCAAATAAAACCAAACATGAGTTTAAAATATTTTTAACCAAAATTTATGATAACATCACGCTTTCAAGGGATTAGAACTTGGAAGCGTTTTTTATTTTAGATTTCAAAAAATTTGTATTTTAGAGCAAACGAAAAATCTAATGATTAATAAAACAGTAAAAAACGTAACAGAAGCTTGTGCTGATATTCAAGACGGCGCTACTATTATGCTCGGTGGTTTCGGTTTATGCGGTATTCCAGAAAATTCTATCGCCGAACTCGTAAAAAAGGGAGTTAAAAACCTTACTTGTATTTCTAATAATGCAGGTGTAGATGATTTCGGATTGGGTTTATTGCTGCAAAAAAAGCAAATCAAGAAAATGATTTCTTCTTACGTGGGCGAAAACGCTGAATTTGAGCGTCAATTGCTTTCTGGAGAATTAGAAGTTGAACTGATTCCTCAAGGAACTTTGGCAACTCGCTGTATGGCTGCAGGTTACGGTATGCCTGCAATTTTCACTCCAGCTGGTGTAGGAACAGAAGTTGCAGAAGGAAAAGAAGTTAGAAATTTTAATGGAAAAGATTATTTGTTAGAATATGCTTTTGATGCAGATTTCGCTATTGTAAAAGCTTGGAAAGGCGATACTGCAGGAAATCTCATTTATCGTTCTACCGCTAGAAATTTTAATCCAATGATGGCGATGGCTGGTAAAATTACTATTGCCGAAGTAGAAGAATTGGTAGAAGCTGGAGAACTAGATCCAGACCAAATTCACACTCCAGGAATTTATGTTCATAGAATTTTCCAAGGCGAAAATTATGAAAAGCGTATTGAACAGAGAACTGTTCGTTCTAAAATTTAAAAATTTGAAATTATGGGACTTACAAAAGAACAAATTGCAATGAGAATTGCAAGAGAAATAAAAAACAACACGTATGTAAATTTAGGAATTGGTATTCCTACATTGGTAGCGAATTACATTCCAGAAGGTTTTAATGTAGTGTTACAATCTGAAAACGGAATTCTGGGAATGGGACCATTTCCTTTCGAAGGCGATGAAGATGCAGATCTAATTAATGCAGGAAAACAAACCGTTACCTTATTAAAAGGTGCATCTATTTTTGATGGCACAACAAGTTTTGGAATGATTAGAGCTCAAAAAGTAGACTTAACGATTCTTGGCGCAATGGAAGTTTCTGAAAATGGAGACATTGCCAATTGGAAAATTCCTGGAAAAATGGTGAAAGGAATGGGCGGCGCAATGGATTTAGTTGCTTCGGCGAAGAATATCATCGTAGCCATGCAACAAGTCAATAAACATGGCGAAAGCAAACTTTTACCAAAATGTACTTTGCCTTTAACTGGAGTGAAATGTATTAAAAAAATTGTAACAGAATTAGGCGTTTACGAAGTTAAAGATGGCGCATTTCATTGCTTAGAAAGAGCTCCTGGAGTTTCTATAGACGATATTAAAAAAGCAACTGCTGGAAAATTAATCATTGATGATAATGTACCTGAAATGGTTTTCTAAAATAATCAAAAACTAAAGGAACTTCTATTGAAGTTCCTTTTTTATTCTAAAATATCTGAGTAATCATCCTTTTTCAGGACATGCGAAGCAAGCGAACAAAGAGGTTTCACTTTTAGGTTTTTATGCCTTGCATATTCTACAGCAGTTTTTACCAATTCTGTGGCAATTCCCTTACCAGAATGTTTTTTATCTACTTCAGTATGAGTAATTTTCATCACTCCATTTACAATATTAAACTCGATATGCCCGATTTTATGCCCTTCTTCAGAGACTTCGAATCCTTTGACCAATTTACTAAATTCCATTTGTGTTTTTTTGATAAGTATAGAAAATTATTTTTTCCGTACCAATTCTTTTCTCACACGACTCAAACTTTCTGGGGTAATCCCTAAGTAAGACGCCACCATCCATTGTGGAACTCTTTCGAAAATATTAGGATAAGTTTTCAAAAAATCTACATATCTTTCTTCTGCTGTCGCACCCAATAATTGCGTAATTCTTTTTTGTAGACTGCTTACATGTTTGTGCAATAGAACATTCTGTTTTGCAATAACTGAAGGTTGATTTTCAGCTAAAAAATCAAAATATTCTGGCGAAAGCACCAAAACTTCTGAAGGTTCTACCGCATCTATGTAATAATCTGAAGGTTGATTAAGATAAAGACTACTTCGGTCTACTAAAATCCAGTTTTCGGGAGCAAAATGCAAGATGTGCTCTTTTCCGTTTTTATCAATACTGTACATTCTTAGTAAGCCTTTATTCACAAAAAATGTATCATTACATACTTCGCCGGGTTGTAAGAAAAACTCGCCTTTTTGTACATTTTTTACTTTGATTTTCTCACTACAAAACTGTACGATTTCTATAGGAGCATCAAGTAATCTAGAAATTTGAAATTGAAAATTTTCCAATTGTTTTGTTTTTATAATGCTAAGATAAGACTTAAATCAATATTATCATGTGAAGCATGATGAATAACTTGACCGTTTTCTATAACTACAATTTGTGGACTCTGATGAATGACCGAAAATTTTTGGGCAATTTCATTAGAAATATCTCGATGATTTAATAAATCTAAATAATAAAATCTTGGCAAGTCAACAGATTCTGACTCTATTTGTCTTTCAAAATTTCTAAGAACTGTTTTGCTAATCATGCATCTGGTAGAATGTTTGAAAATCACTACTTTTCCTAGTTTTGAGGCTTCTATTGCAGTTTCTAAATCTTCTGAAGACTGTATTTCATTCCAAAACTCTTTCAGAGAAGAGCCATTAGAATTTCCTCCAAATATATTGTTAAAAATACTCATACATTAAATTGTTTTAAATGATGATGAAGATGTTTATACTCTAAAAATCCCCAGTCAAATTTCGTCATTTTCCCGAATAATTGGTGAGTTTTGGGTAAATTATTTTGTGATGCATTCCAAACATATTCATCTAAAGTTGTTAATAAATATTTTTTACTTTCTAGAAAATCACAGGTTTCGTTTACTATCACTTCTTTGAAAGTGGGCATATTATGTGGAATTCCGTTATTGAAAATTCTGAGCTCGTACTTGGTTACTACTCCAATAAGCCGAATTAGAAAATGAGGATGTTTCAGTTGTAAATTTTTATTGGGAATTTCTAAGATTTTAGCACAATGCACCATCATTTGTGAGACATTCATACTTCCCCATTTTCTAGGAGAATTCTCATGTAGAAAATGTATTCTATTGATGATTTCGTTTACGTCTGAAAGATTGTGTAAAGATTTTCTCACTTTTTTTTAACGCAAAACAATAAAAAAGAGCGTTATAAAACGCTCTATAATTTCTTTATTTTCTTATAACATTTTCAGGTTGTTGACTTCTAAATCTGTAAGAATTCGCCAGTAGCCTCTTTTTACATTTTTCTTGGTAAGTCCCGCAAACATTACTCTGTCTAGCGCTTCTACTTCGTAGCCCATTTTCTGGAAAATTCTACGCACTACTCTATTCCAACCAATATGGATTTCTATTCCCACCTCATTTTTAGGTTTTCCATCGATGTAAGAAATCGCATCTACTTCTGCTACACCTTCTTCTAATCTAATTCCGTCTGCAATAGCTTGCATATCCTCTTTAGAGATTTTTCTATCAAGCGTTACGTGATAGATTTTTTTCATGTTAAATGATGGATGCGTCAATTTTTTAGTCATGTGTCCATCATTCGTCAATAAAATAACACCAGTAGTACTTCTGTCTAATCTACCAACAGGAAATAAACGATATGGCGAAGCATTTGCCACTAAATCCATTACGGTTTTGCGCATTTTTTCGTCCTTAGTTGTAGAAATATAACCTTTTGGTTTGTTTAGTAAAACATACACTGGTTTTTCTGGCGTAATTCCTTGTCCGTCAAAAACTACTCTATCAGTTTTTTGTACTTGGTAACCTAATTCTGAAATTACTTTACCATTAACTTCTACCAAACCTTGAGTAATTAATTCATCCGCTTCTCTTCTGCTACAAATTCCAGAATTCGCAATGTATTTATTTAAACGAATGGTTTCTTTGTTCTCAGATTTCGCTAGTTTTTCTAGTCGTCTTTTTTGAACGAAAGATTTTGCTTTGTCTTCGTCTTTTTCGAATTTTTTGAAAGGCTTTTTGCTTAACTTCAGATCACCTTTTACATATTTCTCTCTAGAATCAAAAGTTTTCTCGCCACCTCTTTTTGGGGTGTCAGTTCCTCTGGTTCTCTTTGGTTTATCAAATGAAGGTTTTGAGCTTTTAGGTGAGGAAGGTCTCCTCTCAGAATTTCTATTGTTACTTTTCCCTGAATTTCTTTCTCTGCTCATAAATAATAAATTTTTGCAAAGGTACAAAAATAAGTTTTAACATTTTTGTCATAAATTATTATGATTTTTCACCAAAAAAAAAGAATTTAATCAAACTAATACTTAATTTTGAAATCTTAAAAATATCTATGCATTCTAAAAACAATGTAATTATTACACCAATCAAAAATAATATATCACTATACAAAATTACCAATAAAAATGGTATAGAAATAAATCTTACTAATTATGGTGCAACACTACTTTCGCTCTACGTTCCTACCAAAAATGGTAAAATAGACGTCGTTTTAGGGTTTCATTCGATTGATGAGTATATTAAAGCTTTCGAAATAGGTGCTTCTCCATATTTTAATTCAGTGGTCGGAAGATTTGCAGGAAGAATTAAAAACGCTCAATTTCAACTGAACGGAAAAATCATTCAATTAGACCAAAATCATGGGAAACACCATTTGCACGGCGGAAAATACCAATTAAGTAACGTCGCTTGGAATTTTGAAAACTACAACGAAGAAACCAATACACTTACCTTCTCTTATGTAAGTAAAGCCAATGAATTTTATCCTGGAGATGTTACCATAGAAGTAGCTTATACTTTAACAGACGAAAACGAATTAAACATCAAATATAAAGCAACTACTACAGAAGACACGCTTCTAAACCTTACCAATCACGCTTATTTTAACCTTGACGGAATTTCAGGAAATACTCTTGACCAAAAATTACAAATCAATGCTGAAAAATTCTTAGAATTAGATGCAGAAAATATTCCTACAGGAAATTTTATTCCTATGGAAAACCACGCATTTGATTTCAGAAGCTCTAAAAATGTAGTGGTTGGAATAGACCATTGTTTTGTTTTAAAGAACAATAAAGAACCTGCAGCTATTTTAGAAAGTGTAAAAAATGGTTTAACCATGAAGGTTTACACAGACCAACCTGCGGTACAGATTTATGTAGGCGGAAAAACTTCTGATGAACTTCAAAATAAAGAATCGGTAAAATATCACACAGAAAGCGGAATTTGTTTTGAAACTCAAGCCTTTCCAGATGCTCCTAATCACGAAGATTTCCCGAATGCTATTTTAAGAAAAGGCGAAACATATCATCAGAACACTACTTTCCAATTTATAATTTCTTAGAAAATGAAAAAGTTAATTTTCTGTTTTTCAACATTAGCAATTATTTCTTGTAGTTCTGGTGGCGACAGTCCAGAACCCACTCCAATTCCTACAGAAGATAGTTTTATTAGAGCTGCAGATTTATCATTTTTACCAGAAATAGAAGCAGCAGGAGTTTCTTTTAAGTACAATAATACTGTGCAAGACCCATTGCTTACTTTAAAAAATGCTGGAGTAAATTACATTAGAATTCGTCTTTGGAATAATCCTAGTAACGGACATTCTAATTTATCTGAAGTAAAACAACTGGCAACTAAAGTTAGAAACCACGGAATGAAAGTTTGGCTCACCGTTCATTATTCTGATACTTGGGCAGATCCAGGCAATCAAACAAAACCTATAGCTTGGCAAAATTTAAATTTTTCTGATTTAAAATCTGCGGTCAGCGTTTACACTACACAAGTAGTTACCGAAATAAAACCCGAAATTATACAAATAGGAAATGAAACCAATGATGGATTTCTATGGCCAGAAGGAAAACTTTCTACCAATGAAACTCAATATTTAGATTTAACAAATACTGCTATTTCAAGCGTGAAAACCGCCAATAGTGCTACTAAAATCATGTTGCATTTTGCGGGAATTTCTAATTCAGCAGATTGGTATTTTAATAAAGTGAAAAACCTAAATTATGATTACATTGGCATTTCTTATTATCCCGTTTATCATGGAACTTCTTTAACTGATTTAAAAACCAAGCTCACTACACTAAGCCAAACGTATAACAAAAAAATCATTTTGGCAGAAACCTCTTATCCTTTTACACTAAGTTGGAATGATTGGACCAATAATGTGGTGGGACAAAGCAATCAATTGGTTGCAGGTTATGACGCTACTGCTTCTGGTCAAAAAAATTATATTCTCGCCATCAAATCATTGGTAAAATCAGTTCCGAATGGTTCTGGATTCTGTTATTGGGGAGGAGAATGGGTTGCCTTCAAAGGAAATCAAGCAACTAACGGCTCTACTTGGGAAAATCAAGCACTTTGGGATTTCAATAATAACGCTTTAGAAGCAATTCAAGCATTTAATAAAGATTAAAACCTTTCAAAAATGCCATTGATCAACATGAAAATTACGCCAACAAAAACCCAAATTCTAAAGAAATTGATTACCCAAAATAATTTAGATTTTTGATAAGTAAGAATAGGAAAACTCATCATTACGAAAAAAAGAATACTTAAAGAAAAGTAACCTAACATATAATTGGTTCTCGGGATGAAGAAAAGCAACAGAATAGATACCAAAACATTTGCAAAAATCACAAACCCGATGACAATATAACTTACTTTTTTTCCAAAAACATTGGCAATTGTATTATAGCCAAAAACTCTATCTACATTTCTTGTCAAAACATCTTTAATCAAGTCTATCGTCAACATAATTAAAAATAAAAACGCTGCCATTAAAAATAATTTATACGAAAAATGCTTATAGTAAACTAATAATCCAAAAAAGGGATAGAGTGTTAAACTCACAAAAGTGAGATTATTAATAATGAGCATTTTGCTCAATTTATGACTGTAAAACCAAATGATAAATTGATAAATCAAGAAAAAAATAAGAATTCTCCAAGAAAGAACCGCAGAAATCCCCAATGAAAAAACATTGAGAATAACATAACTGTACAGAAAATATTTTTCCTTTAAAAAACTTTGTAATCTGCTTCTAAATGGCTTTTCTACTTCATCTTTCTCCTTGTCATAAAAACGATTGATAATTCCGCCTGCTGCAATACTCAGCATCGCACAGAGAATAATTCCGTGAACTTTATAATCGAAAACAAATTTTCTGAGACTTTCTTCTTGGTTAAAAAGAAAAAAGGTAGAAACATACAACGTAAATGTAAACAATGCCAATACGAAAATCCTTGCTCCTAAAAGCAAACTCATCAATTGAGATAAACGATGAAGAATGGGATTGTTACTCATTAGATTTGAGATTTTAGATTTCAGAGAAAAAAATTGAAAATTTCAGACTTCTTTATAAAAATCTTAAAATCTATAAATCACTTCTTTGTTGAAGCCTTCTAGCATTTTGTCTGCTTTTTCGTAATCTTTGGCAAAACCAAGAATATAACCACCGCCTCCACTTCCGCAGAGTTTTAAGTAATAAGCATTGGTATCAAGACCTTTTTTCC contains the following coding sequences:
- a CDS encoding GNAT family N-acetyltransferase; this translates as MEFSKLVKGFEVSEEGHKIGHIEFNIVNGVMKITHTEVDKKHSGKGIATELVKTAVEYARHKNLKVKPLCSLASHVLKKDDYSDILE
- a CDS encoding pseudouridine synthase, which gives rise to MSRERNSGKSNNRNSERRPSSPKSSKPSFDKPKRTRGTDTPKRGGEKTFDSREKYVKGDLKLSKKPFKKFEKDEDKAKSFVQKRRLEKLAKSENKETIRLNKYIANSGICSRREADELITQGLVEVNGKVISELGYQVQKTDRVVFDGQGITPEKPVYVLLNKPKGYISTTKDEKMRKTVMDLVANASPYRLFPVGRLDRSTTGVILLTNDGHMTKKLTHPSFNMKKIYHVTLDRKISKEDMQAIADGIRLEEGVAEVDAISYIDGKPKNEVGIEIHIGWNRVVRRIFQKMGYEVEALDRVMFAGLTKKNVKRGYWRILTDLEVNNLKML
- the ytxJ gene encoding bacillithiol system redox-active protein YtxJ, producing MSIFNNIFGGNSNGSSLKEFWNEIQSSEDLETAIEASKLGKVVIFKHSTRCMISKTVLRNFERQIESESVDLPRFYYLDLLNHRDISNEIAQKFSVIHQSPQIVVIENGQVIHHASHDNIDLSLILAL
- a CDS encoding S1/P1 nuclease, which translates into the protein MKFLFKLLFTVSILYSAEAYSWGIIGHRTIAEIAENHISNKSKRKLKKIIGKQNLAYIANWPDFVKSDTLNTYKETEVWHYVNVKPNQNFTEFEKSLKELNTPNLYNQIIKQKKIIANKNSTKEEKIVALKFLVHLMGDLHQPMHVGRAEDLGGNLIQLTFNKDQTNLHSLWDTKLVDYQRYSYKEFAKVLDYKSKEEIQKIQSGTLENWLFDSYTKANRIYTQTKPNGVYSYDYNYKFSGLLEEQLLTGGLRLAKVLDEILQ
- a CDS encoding DUF1569 domain-containing protein, producing the protein MRKSLHNLSDVNEIINRIHFLHENSPRKWGSMNVSQMMVHCAKILEIPNKNLQLKHPHFLIRLIGVVTKYELRIFNNGIPHNMPTFKEVIVNETCDFLESKKYLLTTLDEYVWNASQNNLPKTHQLFGKMTKFDWGFLEYKHLHHHLKQFNV
- a CDS encoding DUF4294 domain-containing protein, whose amino-acid sequence is MKFQNIFTIFLLLFSLSFQAQQDTIKIELKALKDVPKEKLQKDDFGNIFYYDEKQKARIYEINGEKVVVMDELLLMQRPHFNNQLDRNFYYFLNKKLNRVYPYFITALEQYRDIQDELSKIDDDRKRAYIRKRQEGLANQYETQLRDLTTTEGRIFAKLMHRATGKTVYEIIKELRGNWSAFWWNVKGNIADVDIKEPYDPHANRQDAFVESLLYSNWNLGYLQPYEGYRDFKTKK
- a CDS encoding UbiA family prenyltransferase, translated to MSNNPILHRLSQLMSLLLGARIFVLALFTFTLYVSTFFLFNQEESLRKFVFDYKVHGIILCAMLSIAAGGIINRFYDKEKDEVEKPFRSRLQSFLKEKYFLYSYVILNVFSLGISAVLSWRILIFFLIYQFIIWFYSHKLSKMLIINNLTFVSLTLYPFFGLLVYYKHFSYKLFLMAAFLFLIMLTIDLIKDVLTRNVDRVFGYNTIANVFGKKVSYIVIGFVIFANVLVSILLLFFIPRTNYMLGYFSLSILFFVMMSFPILTYQKSKLFWVINFFRIWVFVGVIFMLINGIFERF
- a CDS encoding glycoside hydrolase family 53 protein; translated protein: MKKLIFCFSTLAIISCSSGGDSPEPTPIPTEDSFIRAADLSFLPEIEAAGVSFKYNNTVQDPLLTLKNAGVNYIRIRLWNNPSNGHSNLSEVKQLATKVRNHGMKVWLTVHYSDTWADPGNQTKPIAWQNLNFSDLKSAVSVYTTQVVTEIKPEIIQIGNETNDGFLWPEGKLSTNETQYLDLTNTAISSVKTANSATKIMLHFAGISNSADWYFNKVKNLNYDYIGISYYPVYHGTSLTDLKTKLTTLSQTYNKKIILAETSYPFTLSWNDWTNNVVGQSNQLVAGYDATASGQKNYILAIKSLVKSVPNGSGFCYWGGEWVAFKGNQATNGSTWENQALWDFNNNALEAIQAFNKD
- a CDS encoding CoA transferase subunit A yields the protein MINKTVKNVTEACADIQDGATIMLGGFGLCGIPENSIAELVKKGVKNLTCISNNAGVDDFGLGLLLQKKQIKKMISSYVGENAEFERQLLSGELEVELIPQGTLATRCMAAGYGMPAIFTPAGVGTEVAEGKEVRNFNGKDYLLEYAFDADFAIVKAWKGDTAGNLIYRSTARNFNPMMAMAGKITIAEVEELVEAGELDPDQIHTPGIYVHRIFQGENYEKRIEQRTVRSKI
- a CDS encoding aldose epimerase family protein, giving the protein MHSKNNVIITPIKNNISLYKITNKNGIEINLTNYGATLLSLYVPTKNGKIDVVLGFHSIDEYIKAFEIGASPYFNSVVGRFAGRIKNAQFQLNGKIIQLDQNHGKHHLHGGKYQLSNVAWNFENYNEETNTLTFSYVSKANEFYPGDVTIEVAYTLTDENELNIKYKATTTEDTLLNLTNHAYFNLDGISGNTLDQKLQINAEKFLELDAENIPTGNFIPMENHAFDFRSSKNVVVGIDHCFVLKNNKEPAAILESVKNGLTMKVYTDQPAVQIYVGGKTSDELQNKESVKYHTESGICFETQAFPDAPNHEDFPNAILRKGETYHQNTTFQFIIS
- a CDS encoding Crp/Fnr family transcriptional regulator; amino-acid sequence: MENFQFQISRLLDAPIEIVQFCSEKIKVKNVQKGEFFLQPGEVCNDTFFVNKGLLRMYSIDKNGKEHILHFAPENWILVDRSSLYLNQPSDYYIDAVEPSEVLVLSPEYFDFLAENQPSVIAKQNVLLHKHVSSLQKRITQLLGATAEERYVDFLKTYPNIFERVPQWMVASYLGITPESLSRVRKELVRKK
- a CDS encoding 3-oxoacid CoA-transferase subunit B gives rise to the protein MGLTKEQIAMRIAREIKNNTYVNLGIGIPTLVANYIPEGFNVVLQSENGILGMGPFPFEGDEDADLINAGKQTVTLLKGASIFDGTTSFGMIRAQKVDLTILGAMEVSENGDIANWKIPGKMVKGMGGAMDLVASAKNIIVAMQQVNKHGESKLLPKCTLPLTGVKCIKKIVTELGVYEVKDGAFHCLERAPGVSIDDIKKATAGKLIIDDNVPEMVF
- a CDS encoding M28 family peptidase; amino-acid sequence: MKFENKSLKFLEKYLNTASPTGFEQNGQKIWADYIKPYVDEIRVDHYGTCYGIINPEAEFKVVIEAHADEISWYVNYISDDGMIYVIRNGGSDQMIAPSKTVHIHGEKGIVKGVFGWPAIHTRSANPHEPVPKIENIFIDCGCISKEEVENLGIYVGCMITYPDEFFELNNRYFVCRALDNRMGGFMIAEVARLLKENKKKLPFGLYITNSVQEEVGLYGATMIAQTIKPNIAIVTDVTHDTTTPHIEKKKEGHMKCGDGPVIAYAPSVHHIIRDLITDTAKKKKIPFQRNALSRATGTDTDSFAFSNGGVPSALISLPLRYMHTTVEMVAKEDVANVIQLIYETLLQIKPNMSLKYF